The genomic window taGTACTAGCTAGTCGATATTCAACGGGTGTAATGAACTTAATCATAGATGAAAAATGTGGATTtcaaatgataatatatagttttgtcaTTTGTGCTAAACATTATATGTTGGATAAGTCCATAATCAATGTTTTATTCGTTCAtcattattttgtaaattttgtatgCCAGCTGcatattattttaactaatttagTGTAGACTTTCTAAGCTCCTAAGTCCTAAACCATTGAAGAATGTAATTTACATCCTTATAATATATGTGACCTGATTTGTTATAACTTTATAAGTGGGATATAGTTAAACCAACGCCTTAGTCTCTTTCAAATATAACATGTTACTTCTGTGACTTATGTCTATAGATTTCTTTTCAACCATACCATATATCAcattttttgacattttaaaaaggtaATGTGATCAACCTCGGTTTTTAGATTTGATAAGAGGGACTTTACAGAGGTAGGTGCCAAATAAAGTTAAgtcatatcatcatcatgataTTGGTAAGAAACGAATAGGATACGGGGATCCAATGTCAACCGACCAACAAACCTATCATGTTTACCCAATAATGAGGTCGTTTGATTAATATAAAatgcaacgttttaaaataattagcTTATCATTTTATCACTTACGTACCATAGATAGTAGAGTAttaaactaatcaaaaattATGTCATGATGTTAATCTATGGCCCCACGTGCGTTCCCAACCATGTGCTAAAGCACTTTCATTTATACTTTCTGCTTTCGTCTTCGTACACTCGATCGAATTAAAGTTACACCACCCATCACCATTTTCCATGAACAAAACGATcacaaacataatttaattttggcaTGGTCTTTATCACAGTGATTCATTTTGTATTGAGACCCGACATTTGTAATTGTTTCTGTCTACCGTCGATCTCAATATAAAATGAACCATCAGGACAATACATCATCTATATAAACTTAGAAAAATCTAACAGTTTGGTTCGACAtacataaactaataaatGCAATTTTATAGTTCTAATTTGTCTGCCTATTATGATATCATGAAGTGAATATAATCTTGAAACATCATCATGAAACTTACGCATGACTTAAAGATTGTCGTCTTTTAGGAAAATCTTCCGCTTATTGATTATGGATCGATAGAAAATCTTAGCTTTTGAGACTTTTgtacaaaaagagaagaaaaaaaaagaaaagaaaaagaagatcttgTAACAAACTTTCAGAATCAATGTGTGGCTGCTTTTGTCTCCAACtatacctttttcttttaatgatTACTATTGCTACATAGATAACACACACCTTAAAATCGTGAAAATGTTTGAAgcaatatttcattttgtgctaagagatcatcaaaatttttattgtaGATAAGTGACTAATTTATGGTAAAGACTTGAATCACTAAAATAAACAGTTAAATTGCAAAGGGACAGGAGCGAGTGAAAGCCACGTGAGCAAGGTGTGTAAAAGAGCATGGGTTTAAGCGAAAAAAATCTTGTAGTATAAATGTCAGAGCAATCACGTGGATATGCACATGACATAACGTCCACGTGTcacagaaacaagaaaaaggaaaaggacACGTGGGCCTACCTTTTCGCGCGTGGCTCGTTGTCCCTCCCTCACCGGACACCCAATTTCTTTCCCAATCATTTGATGCGATTGCGATTCTGCTTTTCTTTAGCTACTTAGGGAATGACGTTTATACCCTTGGGCATCCATCATCCACTCATGAGCTTATCAAAGCCTCAATCATTCAATATGATAGCTTTTGCCTTTGTGTGTGTTTACATATTTACAGCTATACTCAGCGTGACTCGCACGTGACCTCGTCTCTACCCTTTAATAGAAGAAATTTCCCTCTTTGGGTTTGAGTAAACCAGATATgtaaacaaaaggaaagaaagcTGGTTACACTCGTGGCCACTAGGatttcatcaaatcaaatcttgTTCGATTTAAGACACTAATGTCGAGGACTTTTCTTTGGGCCTGTATCAGcccactaaaataaaattgtactGAAAATCccttaaaaccattttttctttttccagttcaggttatatataaaataaaaaatgaacaCATCAACTATCTTAAAATAAGATGTTGTATAACGCATCTAAAGATTGTGCGTCTAGAGATATTTTAGTCAATTTTCACTGCTGATCATAAGGGGGATTTAAAATTCGTCTGGCTAAACATGAAAATTCACTAACCAACTTCATATACCCATTAACGGTCAACACCAGAATAAACACTCCATCAATAAGCAGAACCAAAAGAATGTAGATGATGATTGCATTGAGTTTTTGGTACCAAACCATAACCAGGTTTCGAATTCCGCATACAAATTGGCAACATTTATGCAAAAGCAATCTACTCTCTACTCCACCAATCTCGGTTAACCGGTACATTTCTCCACGGTTATTCCTGGTCCGgttcatttcttattttatttgattcgAACCATAAATGGCAAAACAGCAATTTCATGGAAGTTCCGAGGCCATTTTGCTAACGGTATAGACGGCACGGGAAGAGAAAGACCACCGGTggagaaaaccctaatcccccAAATTCGACCATGTTCATGGTTCGATTGAAATTCGCATCGATCTCTCATAATTTCAGTACGGTGGCGGCGAAACATAGAAGAGTGCCGTCGAAATACAAGTCTCTAGCCATCGGAAAAGCCCAGCAAGCCATTACAGACTATCTCCACACCACCAGGTCTCTCTCCTACACTCACGCTGAACAAATTGCCTCAAACGCCTCCGTTTCGATTCGAAACCTCATCCTGAAACTCGATTTCTCTGTTCCTACCTTCTCCAAATCTCTTCGGAAGCATCTCAGTTACCATCCTATTAACGAATTCGAGTTTTTCTTCGAGAGCATTGGCATTGACTACAGTGAGGTTAGCGAGTTTTTGCCTGAGAagaaattcttcttctctgaggATCGGACTGTGTTGGATGCAGCTTTTGCTTTATCTGGATTTGGGTTTCCTTGGAATAAGCTTGGTAAGTTGTATAAAGAGGAAAGGTTGGTTTTTGTGCAGCGTCCTGGAGAAATTGAATCCAGGCTACTTAAGTTTAAAGATATAGGATTCAGTACAGTTGCGGTGATTGGTACTTGTTTAGCGATTCCTCGTACTCTCTGTGGAGGTGGTGAATTGGGTTCGGAGATacgttgtttgtttgttaagcTGAAAAGACtttttgatgagtttgattCACATCAtctttttgaagaaaatgtgGATTCTTGGCTCGCCGTTAGCAGGAAGATTAGGATCTTTTACGATTTGGGTTGTGAGAATGAAGAGATGTGGGAGTTGATGTGTAGAAATAAGTCACTTTTTCTGGAATATTCTGAAGAAGCTCTGATGAATAAGGCTGGATATTTTTGTAGGTTTGGTGTTAGCAAAGAAGATGCTGCTCTTTTGATTCTTCGAAATCCCGCTATTATGAATTTTGATCTAGAGAAACCGGTGATCTCTGTTACAGGAATGCTAAAGCATTTTGGATTGAGACAGGATGAAGTGGATGCTGTTGCTCAGAAGTACCCGTATGTTTTTGGTAGAAACCAATTGAAGAATCTGCCTTATGTGCTTAGAGCAATAGATTTGCATGAAAGGATCTTTGATATATTGAAGAATGGGAACCATCATTTACTCGCTAGCTATACCTTGATGGATCCCGATGAAGACTTAGAGAGAGAGTATCAAGAAGGCTTGGAGGAGCTTCAAAACTCAAGAACCAAAAGACACAACATTCAAAAGTTGGATTTCCTTCATGAAATAGGGTTTGGCGAAAACGGCATCACCATGAAGGTACTACAACATGTACATGGTACGGCGGTAGAACTCCACGACCGATTCCAAATCTTACTAAACAGTGGCATCATTTTCTCAAAGATATGCATGTTGATAAGATCAGCACCAAAGATCTTGAATCAGAAACCACATAGCATACAAGATAAACTAAGGTTCCTCTGTGGCGAGATGGGAGATTCTTTGGATTACCTAGAGGTTTTCCCAGCTTATCTTTGTTTTGACCTGGAGAACAGAATCAGTCCAAGGTTTAGATTCCATAAGTGGCTTGTGGAGAAAGGGTTTAGCGAGAAAAGCTATTCAATCGCAAGCATTGTAGCTACAAGCGAAAAGGCCTTCATAGCTCGTCTATATGGGATTCATCCTGCAATCCCGAAACATTGGTTCGAACGCTTCTCCAGCAGAAAAACCAGAGACACTGTATCCTAACTGAACAAAAAGACTCTTTGGATCTTGCAGCAGTTGGGAGCAATGTACCCTTGAGGTTTTTCAGATTTGTGGACCTGAACACAAAGGGAACCTTATTGCCTCAACTCAAAAACGTTACAAAATCTCTAAATGGTAGCAACTGCGTGTGGGAGATTGCAGATGAGacgtttgtttgtttgtgggATGTAGAAATGATGGGCACACTTGGATAATTTTGTGGTTACCAATTAGAGTGGGAAGAACTTATCTGTACCACTCGGTGGATTCCGTTTTTGGCCTCTTCACAGATTATGAAGTGAGAGGTTTACATAcattttaggattgtatatactacttttttttcttcgatcAGACAACAAGAAATTGCAACTGGTTGATTTTGGGCTCCCTGAAACAATCTGCACGTGTCACAGGCCCGTGTCGGTGATAGTAGTAATGACTTGATTGCAAAACGTGGAACCAAATCGCACACTTGCCAGTGAAAATAAATCAAGCTGCTTTGTTATATACGTCCGGATAGTTTTGACTACATTTCAGCTTTAAAGTCTTGGAAAGCAAGCAAACGAGTGCGTGCAAGTCACGTGCGTCTTACGTTTGGAGCCCTTGTGGTCAGTGTGGCAGCGGCTGTAAATCCGACGATATAGGAAGGGTAAGATAGTCATTTAACatatttctatcttttttttggttaacaCTTTGGTTTGGGGTTTCTATCAGCAATAACATAACTGCCGCTCTTCATTCTCTCTCATTTCTTTCGCTCTACATTGGCTCTGTGTTTTTTGAATTATCTATTGATTTCCATTAGGGTTTTCTCACTTCTTTGATCGattgaattatatatgttcCGTCAATCCATGGCGTTTCCTCCACCGATCCATGGTTCCGATGCACCGCCGCCGCCACAGCCGCCGTCGGTGGTGAACGGGATTGAAACCTCTAGACGGCAGCAGCAACAGATTgcagcagcttcttcttcgccgGTGAAATCTCATCCGCTTCATAACTTCCCTTTGTCTGATCTCAGATGGGCTATGAATCACGCCAATACACACCGGCTCCGCAAAGCATCGAGTAGATCTCCGCTTCGTGAAGCTAATACTGGGAAAGGAAATCTGGTGATTGAGGAGGTGAACGAAGCTTCAGGTTCTTCGTTTGAATTGAgaccggagaagaagaagggaaacGCGTCTGGTGTTAGCGATTCCGCCGCAGATAGATCCGCGACGAAGTCAACGACGCCGGACGGTAGATCGAAGATCTTTATACGGATCCGCACGAAGAACAACGAAGAAACAGCTGTATCGACTGATATCGCCACCTCCGTCGCCGCCTCTGTTCAAGTGACTGATGATTCAGCTGGTCCGGCGATCGATGCTGAAGGTGAACGGATCTCCGATGGTGGTGGTCAGGAAGCAGACGAGTTTGGACCGAAGACTTGGAATCTGAGGCCGAGGAGACCACCGCCGACGAAGAAGCGGTCAATTGGACACGGCGGTGGGGTATTGAAGAGCTGTAACGGTGCTTTACCGGAGAATAAATCTCTGGGAACGGTAAGAACAGAGTCAATACGATCGAGGAACGGTGTAGATGCTAAGATGGCGACGACggaaagaaaggagaagaaaccgAGGTTATCGATATCGCTCTCAAAGCTGGAGATAGATGAAGATATCTACGCGTTGACTGGATCAAAACCTAGTAGAAGACCAAAGAAGAGAGCCAAGAACGTGCAGAAGCAGCTCGATGTAAGATTTTCACGTTGAATCAGAATCTTACCTTTGTTTTACTCAAACCTGACCTAACAATATTGGCTTGAATTGTTGTATGATCGTTTTTCAGGTTCTTTTCCCTGGTTTGTGGATGGGTAACGTTTCTTCAGAAGCATATAAGGTCTCAGAACATGCTTGAAAGgtattaacatttttgatgAATCCGATTGGATTACTTCTTCCTGTTTACTGTTGTATAGTCTGTGATTGAGGAAATAATGTAATTGTTTCTGAATCTTGTAGGGTTGAATGAGAATGATGTGAAGTTAATCTTGTTGAATCGGATTCGACTGAAATCAGATAGGAGCGTCGAAGAAGCTTCTTCCATTGATTGAGGTATAAAAGGTAGTGATTCAATGTTGTTTGTCATTTTTGAGTTAGACTTTCTCCTTGGTGTTATCCCTTATTGGTTCTTTGCAGTGCAACAAAATATTGTAGATTCATgaatgaaaatgttaaattgatTTCCCTGAAGAAGAGTTTTAGATTTGCTTGCTTGGACGATATGTGATGTGGCTAATATTTGGTGTTCTTAGATTTCCGATAGTTAGGGACATATCATTCCTTAAGGTTAAAGTTCCTATCTTAATGTTAATGATTTGCGTCTTAAccttacatattttaaaatcctgATTTGGTGTAGAGTGAGGATGTGAACTCTGAAGTTGCTATGATTTCGAGGTCTAGACTTAGATAAAATGGACTCACTTTGTATAATAAACCTTCACTTTCTCATGTCTCTATCTGTACTGTGATGATGCAGAACTGCGAATGATTCGTTTCTTCAAGTTTTGGCTTCATTACTGGCTCGTCGGTTTCAAGAGCCGAATTCAACTTCAACTTCAGATACGGTCTTAAGTCCTAACTGTCGGCAGTATAAAATGTGAATCAAACTAGTTTTCTGATCCAGTCGTCTTATTTGTTACCACTGATGTGAGGTGTTGATACGgcctctatttttttttttctgtttaattcATTCACTTTGTGTAATAAGATTAGTGGGATAGCCTGACTTTTTGTAAAggtggaaaaataaaatcagaattatcaacataatttatttattccaTTActaaatttcataaattaaatcattctagttttcattaataaatagAGCAAAAAAGACGGATAATTTGGTCAAACATGtaacagaagaaaatataattaccTGCAAATTTGATAGCGTTTTtacaaattgttattttaaccCCACTTCCAagttcaaagttcaaactcTGATCCAGTAAATTAAAGAATATAATCTGGACTTTAACGGTCAATATTATAATTTGGACTTTATACAAGGACCACAGGCTTGATGTGTCACTCTATtcatcatcaattcatcaCCTCCACTCGCTTTGTCCCTTGGTTTATCCAACTCTTCATGCACTATCCGTACacagtaaaaccaaaaaattacggattaataacaaattttgattgtttggaCCTCTAtccattttgtatttttggaCTACTTATTAGTACTTAATTATTTACATTagtatattttacatattgGTCCTTTTATGTATTATGTATCATGCATTAATTACATATTGTAGAAAGAGATTTGTACTAACTAGTTGAcctaaaagaaagaagaagaagagagagtcgTCTATATCGAGTGGTTTTGGTATTAATTCTTATCACGTTGGATTTATATAGATGTAAACTTCGTAGTAATAACAATGATGAGTcgtgttttaaaagaattttgttactttcttgTGTGATAAGCTTCCTCGCAATTTCCTACTGAGGAAAAGAAATGCAATTTTAACTTCCTTCAAAAgtttatagtaaaaaaaacaaaactcaacaTCTCATTGCTtgcatatatgtataaataccTCCCACTTCTAGTAACAAAGATCACACCGAGAAAGGCAATGGAGTCGGCTAAATCAATCATCGGTGGCCACCAAAATGTCATCCTGATGCGTCATGGTGATCGACTCGACAATTTCGAGCCACTCTGGACTTCAACAGCTGCGAGACCGTGGGATCCACCGCTTGCTCAAGACGGTAAGGATCGGGCCTTTAGAACTGGTCAGAGAATCCGGTCTCAACTTGGGGTTCCGATTCACCGTGTCTTCGTCTCCCCTTTCCTCCGCTGCATCCAGACCGCTTCCGAAGTCGTTGCCGCCCTCTCAGCCGTCGATTTCGATCCCATTGCTATGTCATCTAAAGACGTGCTTTCCATCGACAATACTAAGATCAAGGTCAGTCAGAAtatctctctatatattttttgagaCCAGGGTTTGTAGTCTAGTGGTTTTATGCTAGTGTTGGTCCGTGTCATACATacgttataaaaaaaaaaaacatatattgtgGACTATGGAAATTTTTAATGATTCTCTAAGCAAAATTCTGTTATGTTGTTCTTATAACCATGCTGATCATTTTGATTGAAGCATTTGAGATGTTTTATGCTTATATATGTCTTGTCTCGTCTGCTTTAGGTGGCTATTGAATTTGGATTGTCCGAGATACCGCACCCAATCTTTATTAAGAGTGAAGTTGCTCCCAAAGATGGGAAATTTGATTTCAAGATTTCAGATCTTGAAGCTATGTTTCCTGAAGGAACAGTGGATTCTAATGTGGATATGGTTTATAAAGAGGTGCTCTATATGACTTGTTTTGTCGTGTCTTCGttcttaatgttttgttttgtgtgacTATATCTAAACTTTATTTCGATAATTCTCGATTCCTTGTTTGTACTGTTTAGGTGCCAGAATGGGGAGAATCTGCACAAGCCTTTGAGGATCGATATTATAAGACAGTGAAGATTCTTGCGGAGAAGTATCCTTCTGAGAACTTGCTCTTAGTCACTCATTGTAAGCAAAACAGTTATggcttttttagtttttaaccaaaattgatGTTTTCCTAATCTTGTagttcgtttttttttttgggatggGAAATTGCAGGGGGAGCAGTAAGTGTTGCATTTTACAACTACTTCAAAGACGCAACTAAGTACGTGGTAGATTATTGTGGTAGTGTTGAAATGAGAAGGCAGATTTTGAATGGTGATGGGTTTGGTAAATTTGAGGTAGTTACTAGTCATGGAGTATCTTATAAGTACACCAAAATCCCAGTCCATGATCATGTAGTTGTAAGCCGCCAATCTCCCCTTTAACCGGTTTATATGTGAATATCTGGTTTAACGGGTTgcttcaataaaaaaaaatatataagaataaTGGTTCagttattttccttttcttccacaaattttacaaaaatatgtaaagcTAAAGGGTTGTAATTTTTCTAACACAAAATTGTTGTTCAACAAGAATTTGTCAGAACGTATTTAAATTACCATTGCTATAAGCAAGAGAACAGTCTTAGCAAACTGCtgaaacgacaaaaaaaattgttctttagtattcaaaaaaaaactttgaactATACGTAGTCTTCCTCATGTCTGATGCCTATTGACGAGTTTATTACaatagtaaaaaacaaatgaaaatacaataaaaagtCAATGGTCTTCTTAATTGCATGTAATATACTATACTTGCATCACGCCATGAAGCagcaagaaacagagcaaatgaAGTCTAAATCAAACATGGATGGCCACCAACATGTTTTCATGATGCGCCATGGCGATCGCATTGATAAGTTTGAGCCACAATGGGTCTCGACTGCTGCTCGGCCTTGGGATCCACCGCTTATTCAAGGCGGCATGTTTCGAGCGTTTCGAACCGGTCAGATGATCCGATCTCAGATCCATTTTCCCATTCACCGTGTCTTTGTCTCCCCTTTCCTCCGCTGCATCCAAACCGCTTCCGAAGTTATCGCCGCCCTTTCTGACCCCGACGCAAATTCGTCTGATTCCTTCGACAAACCTAAGCTCAAGGTCAAATGACCATCTACGTATATATGTGTTTATGTTAAACTATGGAagattttcagattttttcaTAGATCTTAAGAACAGTTAATCGTCGTGCATGTTGTCTCTATGTCATTGAAAGTCCTATGCATTTGTTTTTCGTTACAACGTGTTTGAATGTTCTAGTTACATTATGCTAAGAGACTTGTTGTTTGTAGTGTTATAGTGTACGTACTGTATAAGTCAATTTAAGAAGCTTGATCGTGTGCTTCAGGTTTCTATTGAATTTGGCTTGAGCGAGATGCTGAACTCAATCGCTTTTAAGCCTGAAGTTGCTCCAAAAGATGGCAAATTTGATTTCAAGATTTCAGAACTTGAAGCTATGTTTCCTGATGGAATGGTGGATCATAATGTAGACCCGGTTTACAAAGAGGTTGGTCTCTAAGAAATCTTTGCGTGTATTCTTTAGTTTGAACACAAGTCTATAAGTACAAGAATTTGACATGttctgtatatatacatacagaTGCCACAATGGGAAGAGACTTTGGAAAGTTGCAACAATCGATATGTTAATTTGGTCAAGACTCTTGCTGATAAGTATCCTTGTGAGAATCTGTTGTTAGTCACTCACAGTAAGTGACTCTCacattctgtttttttttttttttcttgttttatagtGTTTTTGAGTATCAtagtctttttaaaaaactcgTCCATGGAAATGTAGGAGAAGGAGTAAGCTTTACATATGCCACATTCTATAAAGAGGCAACGCACAGGTTAGATTTTTGTGCTTGTGTTGAACTACAAAGACAGATCTCCTCTAGTGAAGTTGGAGATTTTGAAGTCGTTACAAGTCATGGTCAAGATGGTATCATGTACCCTCCCTCTAACTCCGGTTAATTTTGTCATTGTCTTCGTATGATCCCTACGAACCGGATAAAACCGGCGTTAGCCGTCGCTTGACTGATTCAGTCTATATTGaaatctctgattttttttattttggttcagAATTTGCCTTCACTTAgtaattttaaattcaaataaaagatattatcatcaccattatttatctattctcaattgtttcaaatttttgattgcggtttggttttgttgtcgATTAACCTctgattttctaaatttatttacatcAACATACTTTTAAATACATAAACTGGTTAGCTAAGTCTCAATCAATTAAGCAATGTGGTTATTAGTCATGGAGTATCTTTCAAATTCAAGGACCACAAAAATCCCCAATCCATGATCTTGTAGTTTCCGGTTTAGCCGGTTTTGTCCATTAcgatgatgttaaaaaaaagttgtttttataaaacatagaaaagagaaggaacagaaattaaaaaaaataaataaaaaagcgCCATGTATACAACAATCACTTCCAACGTAGTCTCAAAGGtcacagcagcagcagcaacaatcAGAGCAACAATGGAGTCTGCTAAATCAAAAAATCCCGATAGCTACCAAAATATCTTGATGATGCGTCACGGTGATCGCATTGACAAAATCGATCCACTCTGGCTTGATACAGCTGCGAGACCTTGGGATCCTCCTCTCGTTCAAGACGGTATGGTTCGTGCGTTTCAAACTGGTCAACGGATTCGATCTCAGATCCAATTTCCGATTCACCGTGTCTTCGTCTCTCCTTTTATCCGATGTATACAGACTGCTTCCGAAGTCATCGCTGCTCTCTCCGCCGTCGATTTCGATCCTAACGCTACTTCGTCCAAAGACGTCACTTCAATCGATAAATATAAGCTTAAGGTCAGATAATCGCTGTAATCGCCTTcgattttgaaatcttttggtGTTCCATGTGTATCTGTGAATCTCTGTTGATTGAATTCTAGTTTAAGAATGTTGAGCTGAATTGTTGTTGAATGTGTGATATTAATCATTTAAGGTTGATTATTGTATACTTCTCAGGTTTCCATTGAATTTGGTTTGAGTGAGATGCTGAATTCAATTGCTATTAAGCCTGAGATTGCTCCCAAAGATGGGAAATTCGATTTCATGATTTCAGAACTTGAAGCGATTTTTCCTGATGGAATGGTTGATCATAGTGTAGATCCTGTTTATAAAGAGGTGaggttttggaattttgtaGTATCTAGACTtgtcttgttctgtttctgtttatCTTCTAATCTTCGAAGCAATTTGAGTTTAAACTTGATTCTCTTGTTGGCATTGTTTAGATGCCACAATGGGAAGAGACTGTGGAAGGCTGCACAGATAGATTTCTTAGTTTGATAAAGACTCTTGCTGATAAGTATCCTTCAGAGAACTTGCTCTTGGTCACTCACGGTAAACAAACACATTATGTTCTTAAGTCTTTTTGGATCTTTTACACATTCTTTCTGCTTTGTTTCTCTGGAGAGAACATCTTCTTCTAAGGTTTTATTAAAGCAAAGAGTCTATGAATAGTCCCTTTTATCgatcaaattttgtgtttgaatgTCTCTTTGTTGAGAAAATGCAGGGGAAGGAGTAAGGACTACATTTGCAACCTTTAAAGGCGTACATGTGTACGACGTAGAGTATTGTGGTTGTGCTGAATTGAGAAGACAGGTGTCGAGTAAAGATGGGTCTACTAAAGCTGGAGACTTTGAGGTGATCACAAGTCTTAGTCAATGTGGAATCAAGTACCATTCCTTGAGCACCACAGACCAAACTTCTGCTTAAGTCAATGATGTTCCGGATGATCATGGCACTAGTAAACCGGAATCAAACCGGATACTGGTTATCTAGAAACAATTCTGTAGAAGATGAGAACCTTGCCGGAATACTACAATAGTAATGTGTTGCTTCCGACAGATTGGAGATACGGTTTCGAAGAGAGAACTTCTTTTTAAGTGTTGTACCGGCGgttgaaaatgattttgttgtttattatTGATTCTAAACGTAATTTTGGGCAGATACTATTGATTAAACTGATTTtgcgtttttatttttacaatgTCATGTGTTTTGATGTCTTCTTACTTACTCTGTCTCCGACTAACCAAAAGCTGTAAACAAGACCGGCTCTTCAACAGGAAACATAACCACCAAGTAGGTTGAGTCTCATTTAAGAACAAGCCATATGCCACTCCTTGCACTGCAAAAagtcttttcctttttgcttcttctctgcaaaaaaattgttttggagTGCAAGTACCACCAAAAACTTCGTACTAG from Arabidopsis thaliana chromosome 3, partial sequence includes these protein-coding regions:
- the SHOT1 gene encoding Mitochondrial transcription termination factor family protein (Mitochondrial transcription termination factor family protein; CONTAINS InterPro DOMAIN/s: Mitochodrial transcription termination factor-related (InterPro:IPR003690); BEST Arabidopsis thaliana protein match is: Mitochondrial transcription termination factor family protein (TAIR:AT5G06810.1); Has 395 Blast hits to 388 proteins in 23 species: Archae - 0; Bacteria - 0; Metazoa - 0; Fungi - 0; Plants - 394; Viruses - 0; Other Eukaryotes - 1 (source: NCBI BLink).), whose protein sequence is MFMVRLKFASISHNFSTVAAKHRRVPSKYKSLAIGKAQQAITDYLHTTRSLSYTHAEQIASNASVSIRNLILKLDFSVPTFSKSLRKHLSYHPINEFEFFFESIGIDYSEVSEFLPEKKFFFSEDRTVLDAAFALSGFGFPWNKLGKLYKEERLVFVQRPGEIESRLLKFKDIGFSTVAVIGTCLAIPRTLCGGGELGSEIRCLFVKLKRLFDEFDSHHLFEENVDSWLAVSRKIRIFYDLGCENEEMWELMCRNKSLFLEYSEEALMNKAGYFCRFGVSKEDAALLILRNPAIMNFDLEKPVISVTGMLKHFGLRQDEVDAVAQKYPYVFGRNQLKNLPYVLRAIDLHERIFDILKNGNHHLLASYTLMDPDEDLEREYQEGLEELQNSRTKRHNIQKLDFLHEIGFGENGITMKVLQHVHGTAVELHDRFQILLNSGIIFSKICMLIRSAPKILNQKPHSIQDKLRFLCGEMGDSLDYLEVFPAYLCFDLENRISPRFRFHKWLVEKGFSEKSYSIASIVATSEKAFIARLYGIHPAIPKHWFERFSSRKTRDTVS
- a CDS encoding hypothetical protein (DUF1639) (Protein of unknown function (DUF1639); FUNCTIONS IN: molecular_function unknown; INVOLVED IN: biological_process unknown; LOCATED IN: chloroplast; EXPRESSED IN: 12 plant structures; EXPRESSED DURING: 10 growth stages; CONTAINS InterPro DOMAIN/s: Protein of unknown function DUF1639 (InterPro:IPR012438); BEST Arabidopsis thaliana protein match is: Protein of unknown function (DUF1639) (TAIR:AT1G25370.1); Has 30201 Blast hits to 17322 proteins in 780 species: Archae - 12; Bacteria - 1396; Metazoa - 17338; Fungi - 3422; Plants - 5037; Viruses - 0; Other Eukaryotes - 2996 (source: NCBI BLink).), producing MFRQSMAFPPPIHGSDAPPPPQPPSVVNGIETSRRQQQQIAAASSSPVKSHPLHNFPLSDLRWAMNHANTHRLRKASSRSPLREANTGKGNLVIEEVNEASGSSFELRPEKKKGNASGVSDSAADRSATKSTTPDGRSKIFIRIRTKNNEETAVSTDIATSVAASVQVTDDSAGPAIDAEGERISDGGGQEADEFGPKTWNLRPRRPPPTKKRSIGHGGGVLKSCNGALPENKSLGTVRTESIRSRNGVDAKMATTERKEKKPRLSISLSKLEIDEDIYALTGSKPSRRPKKRAKNVQKQLDVLFPGLWMGNVSSEAYKVSEHA
- a CDS encoding phosphoglycerate mutase family protein; its protein translation is MESAKSIIGGHQNVILMRHGDRLDNFEPLWTSTAARPWDPPLAQDGKDRAFRTGQRIRSQLGVPIHRVFVSPFLRCIQTASEVVAALSAVDFDPIAMSSKDVLSIDNTKIKVAIEFGLSEIPHPIFIKSEVAPKDGKFDFKISDLEAMFPEGTVDSNVDMVYKEVPEWGESAQAFEDRYYKTVKILAEKYPSENLLLVTHWGAVSVAFYNYFKDATKYVVDYCGSVEMRRQILNGDGFGKFEVVTSHGVSYKYTKIPVHDHVVVSRQSPL